A portion of the Equus quagga isolate Etosha38 chromosome 17, UCLA_HA_Equagga_1.0, whole genome shotgun sequence genome contains these proteins:
- the SYVN1 gene encoding E3 ubiquitin-protein ligase synoviolin isoform X2, whose amino-acid sequence MFRTAVMMAASLALTGAVVAHAYYLKHQFYPTVVYLTKSSPSMAVLYIQAFVLVFLLGKVMGKVFFGQLRAAEMEHLLERSWYAVTETCLAFTVFRDDFSPRFVALFTLLLFLKCFHWLAEDRVDFMERSPNISWLFHCRIVSLMFLLGILDFLFVSHAYHSILTRGASVQLVFGFEYAILMTMVLTIFIKYVLHSVDLQSENPWDNKAVYMLYTELFTGFIKVLLYMAFMTIMIKVHTFPLFAIRPMYLAMRQFKKAVTDAIMSRRAIRNMNTLYPDATPEELQAMDNVCIICREEMVTGAKRLPCNHIFHTSCLRSWFQRQQTCPTCRMDVLRASLPTQSPPPPEPADQGPPPAPHPPPLLPQPPNFPQGLLPPFPPGMFPLWPPMGPFPPVPPPPSSGEAVAPPSTSAAALSRPSGAATTTAASAPAPGSAPAPEAGPAPGFPFPPPWMGMPLPPPFAFPPMPVPPAGFAGLTPEELRALEGHERQHLEARLQSLRNIHTLLDAAMLQINQYLTVLASLGPPRPATSVNPTEETAPSVVTAASSTSIPSSEATTPSPGASSPASEPEKPPAPESLGSEELPEDGEPDAAELRRRRLQKLESPVAH is encoded by the exons ATGTTCCGCACCGCCGTGATGATGGCGGCCAGCCTGGCGCTGACCGGGGCTGTGGTGGCTCATGCCTACTACCTCAAGCACCAGTTCTACCCCACGGTGGTGTACTTGACCAAGTCCAGCCCCAGCATGGCG GTCCTGTACATCCAGGCCTTCGTCCTCGTCTTCCTCTTGGGCAAGGTGATGGGCAAGGTGTTCTTTGGACAGCTGAGGGCTGCAGAGATGGAG CACCTTCTGGAACGTTCCTGGTATGCTGTCACCGAGACTTGTCTGGCCTTCACCGTCTTTCGGGATGACTTCAGCCCCCGCTTTGTTGCGCTCttcactctccttctcttcctcaagtGTTTTCACTGGCTGGCTGAGGACCGTGTGGACTTT aTGGAACGCAGCCCCAATATCTCCTGGCTCTTTCACTGCCGCATTGTCT CCCTTATGTTCCTCTTGGGCATCCTGGACTTCCTCTTCGTCAGCCATGCCTATCACAGCATCCTGACCCGTGGGGCTTCTGTGCAGCTGGTGTTTGGCTTTGAG TACGCCATCCTGATGACTATGGTGCTCACCATCTTCATCAAGTACGTGCTGCACTCAGTGGACCTCCAGAGCGAGAACCCCTGGGACAATAAGGCCGTGTACATGCTCTACACAGAGCTCTTTACAG GCTTCATCAAAGTTTTGCTGTACATGGCTTTCATGACCATCATGATCAAGGTGCACACCTTCCCTCTCTTTGCCATCCGGCCTATGTACCTGGCTATGAG GCAGTTCAAGAAAGCTGTGACAGACGCCATCATGTCTCGCCGGGCCATCCGCAACATGAACACACT GTATCCAGATGCCACCCCAGAGGAACTCCAGGCAATGGACAATGTTTGCATCATTTGCCGAGAAGAGATGGTGACTGGTGCCAAGAGACTGCCCTGCAACCACATTTTCCACACCAG CTGCCTGCGCTCCTGGTTCCAGCGGCAGCAGACCTGCCCTACGTGCCGCATGGACGTCCTTCGGGCATCACTGCCGACGCAGTCACCACCGCCCCCTGAACCTGCGGATCAGGGGCCAccacctgccccccaccctccaccactcctgccccagccccctaATT TCCCCcagggcctcctgcctccctttcctccagGCATGTTCCCGCTGTGGCCCCCCATGGGCCCCTTTCCACCcgtcccacctcctcccagctcaGGAGAGGCTGTGGCCCCTCCATCCACCAGTGCAG CAGCACTTTCTCGGCCCAGTGGAGCAGCCACAACCACAGCTGCCTCTGCGCCGGCACCTGGCTCTGCCCCCGCCCCCgaggccggccccgcccccggcttccccttcccccctccctggATGGGCATGCCTCTGCCTCCACCCTTTG CCTTCCCCCCGATGCCCGTGCCCCCTGCGGGCTTTGCTGGGCTGACCCCAGAGGAGCTGCGGGCTCTGGAAGGCCATGAGCGCCAGCACCTGGAGGCTCGGCTGCAGAGTCTGCGCAACATCCACACGCTGCTGGACGCCGCCATGCTGCAGATCAACCAGTACCTCACCGTGCTCGCGTCCTTGGG GCCCCCCCGGCCTGCCACCTCCGTCAACCCCACTGAGGAGACTGCCCCTTCTGTTGtcactgctgcctcctccaccaGCATCCCCAGCTCTGAGGCCACAACCCCGTCCCCAGGAGCCTCCTCACCAGCCTCTGAACCCGAAAAGCCTCCAG cacctgAGTCACTGGGCTCCGAAGAGCTGCCTGAGGATGGGGAACCTGATGCAGCAGAGCTCCGCCGCCGTCGCCTGCAAAAGTTGGAGTCCCCCGTTGCCCACTGA
- the SYVN1 gene encoding E3 ubiquitin-protein ligase synoviolin isoform X4: MFRTAVMMAASLALTGAVVAHAYYLKHQFYPTVVYLTKSSPSMAVLYIQAFVLVFLLGKVMGKVFFGQLRAAEMEHLLERSWYAVTETCLAFTVFRDDFSPRFVALFTLLLFLKCFHWLAEDRVDFMERSPNISWLFHCRIVSLMFLLGILDFLFVSHAYHSILTRGASVQLVFGFEYAILMTMVLTIFIKYVLHSVDLQSENPWDNKAVYMLYTELFTGFIKVLLYMAFMTIMIKVHTFPLFAIRPMYLAMRQFKKAVTDAIMSRRAIRNMNTLYPDATPEELQAMDNVCIICREEMVTGAKRLPCNHIFHTSCLRSWFQRQQTCPTCRMDVLRASLPTQSPPPPEPADQGPPPAPHPPPLLPQPPNFPQGLLPPFPPGMFPLWPPMGPFPPVPPPPSSGEAVAPPSTSAALSRPSGAATTTAASAPAPGSAPAPEAGPAPGFPFPPPWMGMPLPPPFAFPPMPVPPAGFAGLTPEELRALEGHERQHLEARLQSLRNIHTLLDAAMLQINQYLTVLASLGPPRPATSVNPTEETAPSVVTAASSTSIPSSEATTPSPGASSPASEPEKPPAPESLGSEELPEDGEPDAAELRRRRLQKLESPVAH, from the exons ATGTTCCGCACCGCCGTGATGATGGCGGCCAGCCTGGCGCTGACCGGGGCTGTGGTGGCTCATGCCTACTACCTCAAGCACCAGTTCTACCCCACGGTGGTGTACTTGACCAAGTCCAGCCCCAGCATGGCG GTCCTGTACATCCAGGCCTTCGTCCTCGTCTTCCTCTTGGGCAAGGTGATGGGCAAGGTGTTCTTTGGACAGCTGAGGGCTGCAGAGATGGAG CACCTTCTGGAACGTTCCTGGTATGCTGTCACCGAGACTTGTCTGGCCTTCACCGTCTTTCGGGATGACTTCAGCCCCCGCTTTGTTGCGCTCttcactctccttctcttcctcaagtGTTTTCACTGGCTGGCTGAGGACCGTGTGGACTTT aTGGAACGCAGCCCCAATATCTCCTGGCTCTTTCACTGCCGCATTGTCT CCCTTATGTTCCTCTTGGGCATCCTGGACTTCCTCTTCGTCAGCCATGCCTATCACAGCATCCTGACCCGTGGGGCTTCTGTGCAGCTGGTGTTTGGCTTTGAG TACGCCATCCTGATGACTATGGTGCTCACCATCTTCATCAAGTACGTGCTGCACTCAGTGGACCTCCAGAGCGAGAACCCCTGGGACAATAAGGCCGTGTACATGCTCTACACAGAGCTCTTTACAG GCTTCATCAAAGTTTTGCTGTACATGGCTTTCATGACCATCATGATCAAGGTGCACACCTTCCCTCTCTTTGCCATCCGGCCTATGTACCTGGCTATGAG GCAGTTCAAGAAAGCTGTGACAGACGCCATCATGTCTCGCCGGGCCATCCGCAACATGAACACACT GTATCCAGATGCCACCCCAGAGGAACTCCAGGCAATGGACAATGTTTGCATCATTTGCCGAGAAGAGATGGTGACTGGTGCCAAGAGACTGCCCTGCAACCACATTTTCCACACCAG CTGCCTGCGCTCCTGGTTCCAGCGGCAGCAGACCTGCCCTACGTGCCGCATGGACGTCCTTCGGGCATCACTGCCGACGCAGTCACCACCGCCCCCTGAACCTGCGGATCAGGGGCCAccacctgccccccaccctccaccactcctgccccagccccctaATT TCCCCcagggcctcctgcctccctttcctccagGCATGTTCCCGCTGTGGCCCCCCATGGGCCCCTTTCCACCcgtcccacctcctcccagctcaGGAGAGGCTGTGGCCCCTCCATCCACCAGTGCAG CACTTTCTCGGCCCAGTGGAGCAGCCACAACCACAGCTGCCTCTGCGCCGGCACCTGGCTCTGCCCCCGCCCCCgaggccggccccgcccccggcttccccttcccccctccctggATGGGCATGCCTCTGCCTCCACCCTTTG CCTTCCCCCCGATGCCCGTGCCCCCTGCGGGCTTTGCTGGGCTGACCCCAGAGGAGCTGCGGGCTCTGGAAGGCCATGAGCGCCAGCACCTGGAGGCTCGGCTGCAGAGTCTGCGCAACATCCACACGCTGCTGGACGCCGCCATGCTGCAGATCAACCAGTACCTCACCGTGCTCGCGTCCTTGGG GCCCCCCCGGCCTGCCACCTCCGTCAACCCCACTGAGGAGACTGCCCCTTCTGTTGtcactgctgcctcctccaccaGCATCCCCAGCTCTGAGGCCACAACCCCGTCCCCAGGAGCCTCCTCACCAGCCTCTGAACCCGAAAAGCCTCCAG cacctgAGTCACTGGGCTCCGAAGAGCTGCCTGAGGATGGGGAACCTGATGCAGCAGAGCTCCGCCGCCGTCGCCTGCAAAAGTTGGAGTCCCCCGTTGCCCACTGA
- the SYVN1 gene encoding E3 ubiquitin-protein ligase synoviolin isoform X3: MFRTAVMMAASLALTGAVVAHAYYLKHQFYPTVVYLTKSSPSMAVLYIQAFVLVFLLGKVMGKVFFGQLRAAEMEHLLERSWYAVTETCLAFTVFRDDFSPRFVALFTLLLFLKCFHWLAEDRVDFMERSPNISWLFHCRIVSLMFLLGILDFLFVSHAYHSILTRGASVQLVFGFEYAILMTMVLTIFIKYVLHSVDLQSENPWDNKAVYMLYTELFTGFIKVLLYMAFMTIMIKVHTFPLFAIRPMYLAMRQFKKAVTDAIMSRRAIRNMNTLYPDATPEELQAMDNVCIICREEMVTGAKRLPCNHIFHTSCLRSWFQRQQTCPTCRMDVLRASLPTQSPPPPEPADQGPPPAPHPPPLLPQPPNFPQGLLPPFPPGMFPLWPPMGPFPPVPPPPSSGEAVAPPSTSAALSRPSGAATTTAASAPAPGSAPAPEAGPAPGFPFPPPWMGMPLPPPFAFPPMPVPPAGFAGLTPEELRALEGHERQHLEARLQSLRNIHTLLDAAMLQINQYLTVLASLGPPRPATSVNPTEETAPSVVTAASSTSIPSSEATTPSPGASSPASEPEKPPGTPESLGSEELPEDGEPDAAELRRRRLQKLESPVAH; the protein is encoded by the exons ATGTTCCGCACCGCCGTGATGATGGCGGCCAGCCTGGCGCTGACCGGGGCTGTGGTGGCTCATGCCTACTACCTCAAGCACCAGTTCTACCCCACGGTGGTGTACTTGACCAAGTCCAGCCCCAGCATGGCG GTCCTGTACATCCAGGCCTTCGTCCTCGTCTTCCTCTTGGGCAAGGTGATGGGCAAGGTGTTCTTTGGACAGCTGAGGGCTGCAGAGATGGAG CACCTTCTGGAACGTTCCTGGTATGCTGTCACCGAGACTTGTCTGGCCTTCACCGTCTTTCGGGATGACTTCAGCCCCCGCTTTGTTGCGCTCttcactctccttctcttcctcaagtGTTTTCACTGGCTGGCTGAGGACCGTGTGGACTTT aTGGAACGCAGCCCCAATATCTCCTGGCTCTTTCACTGCCGCATTGTCT CCCTTATGTTCCTCTTGGGCATCCTGGACTTCCTCTTCGTCAGCCATGCCTATCACAGCATCCTGACCCGTGGGGCTTCTGTGCAGCTGGTGTTTGGCTTTGAG TACGCCATCCTGATGACTATGGTGCTCACCATCTTCATCAAGTACGTGCTGCACTCAGTGGACCTCCAGAGCGAGAACCCCTGGGACAATAAGGCCGTGTACATGCTCTACACAGAGCTCTTTACAG GCTTCATCAAAGTTTTGCTGTACATGGCTTTCATGACCATCATGATCAAGGTGCACACCTTCCCTCTCTTTGCCATCCGGCCTATGTACCTGGCTATGAG GCAGTTCAAGAAAGCTGTGACAGACGCCATCATGTCTCGCCGGGCCATCCGCAACATGAACACACT GTATCCAGATGCCACCCCAGAGGAACTCCAGGCAATGGACAATGTTTGCATCATTTGCCGAGAAGAGATGGTGACTGGTGCCAAGAGACTGCCCTGCAACCACATTTTCCACACCAG CTGCCTGCGCTCCTGGTTCCAGCGGCAGCAGACCTGCCCTACGTGCCGCATGGACGTCCTTCGGGCATCACTGCCGACGCAGTCACCACCGCCCCCTGAACCTGCGGATCAGGGGCCAccacctgccccccaccctccaccactcctgccccagccccctaATT TCCCCcagggcctcctgcctccctttcctccagGCATGTTCCCGCTGTGGCCCCCCATGGGCCCCTTTCCACCcgtcccacctcctcccagctcaGGAGAGGCTGTGGCCCCTCCATCCACCAGTGCAG CACTTTCTCGGCCCAGTGGAGCAGCCACAACCACAGCTGCCTCTGCGCCGGCACCTGGCTCTGCCCCCGCCCCCgaggccggccccgcccccggcttccccttcccccctccctggATGGGCATGCCTCTGCCTCCACCCTTTG CCTTCCCCCCGATGCCCGTGCCCCCTGCGGGCTTTGCTGGGCTGACCCCAGAGGAGCTGCGGGCTCTGGAAGGCCATGAGCGCCAGCACCTGGAGGCTCGGCTGCAGAGTCTGCGCAACATCCACACGCTGCTGGACGCCGCCATGCTGCAGATCAACCAGTACCTCACCGTGCTCGCGTCCTTGGG GCCCCCCCGGCCTGCCACCTCCGTCAACCCCACTGAGGAGACTGCCCCTTCTGTTGtcactgctgcctcctccaccaGCATCCCCAGCTCTGAGGCCACAACCCCGTCCCCAGGAGCCTCCTCACCAGCCTCTGAACCCGAAAAGCCTCCAGGTA cacctgAGTCACTGGGCTCCGAAGAGCTGCCTGAGGATGGGGAACCTGATGCAGCAGAGCTCCGCCGCCGTCGCCTGCAAAAGTTGGAGTCCCCCGTTGCCCACTGA
- the SYVN1 gene encoding E3 ubiquitin-protein ligase synoviolin isoform X1: MFRTAVMMAASLALTGAVVAHAYYLKHQFYPTVVYLTKSSPSMAVLYIQAFVLVFLLGKVMGKVFFGQLRAAEMEHLLERSWYAVTETCLAFTVFRDDFSPRFVALFTLLLFLKCFHWLAEDRVDFMERSPNISWLFHCRIVSLMFLLGILDFLFVSHAYHSILTRGASVQLVFGFEYAILMTMVLTIFIKYVLHSVDLQSENPWDNKAVYMLYTELFTGFIKVLLYMAFMTIMIKVHTFPLFAIRPMYLAMRQFKKAVTDAIMSRRAIRNMNTLYPDATPEELQAMDNVCIICREEMVTGAKRLPCNHIFHTSCLRSWFQRQQTCPTCRMDVLRASLPTQSPPPPEPADQGPPPAPHPPPLLPQPPNFPQGLLPPFPPGMFPLWPPMGPFPPVPPPPSSGEAVAPPSTSAAALSRPSGAATTTAASAPAPGSAPAPEAGPAPGFPFPPPWMGMPLPPPFAFPPMPVPPAGFAGLTPEELRALEGHERQHLEARLQSLRNIHTLLDAAMLQINQYLTVLASLGPPRPATSVNPTEETAPSVVTAASSTSIPSSEATTPSPGASSPASEPEKPPGTPESLGSEELPEDGEPDAAELRRRRLQKLESPVAH; the protein is encoded by the exons ATGTTCCGCACCGCCGTGATGATGGCGGCCAGCCTGGCGCTGACCGGGGCTGTGGTGGCTCATGCCTACTACCTCAAGCACCAGTTCTACCCCACGGTGGTGTACTTGACCAAGTCCAGCCCCAGCATGGCG GTCCTGTACATCCAGGCCTTCGTCCTCGTCTTCCTCTTGGGCAAGGTGATGGGCAAGGTGTTCTTTGGACAGCTGAGGGCTGCAGAGATGGAG CACCTTCTGGAACGTTCCTGGTATGCTGTCACCGAGACTTGTCTGGCCTTCACCGTCTTTCGGGATGACTTCAGCCCCCGCTTTGTTGCGCTCttcactctccttctcttcctcaagtGTTTTCACTGGCTGGCTGAGGACCGTGTGGACTTT aTGGAACGCAGCCCCAATATCTCCTGGCTCTTTCACTGCCGCATTGTCT CCCTTATGTTCCTCTTGGGCATCCTGGACTTCCTCTTCGTCAGCCATGCCTATCACAGCATCCTGACCCGTGGGGCTTCTGTGCAGCTGGTGTTTGGCTTTGAG TACGCCATCCTGATGACTATGGTGCTCACCATCTTCATCAAGTACGTGCTGCACTCAGTGGACCTCCAGAGCGAGAACCCCTGGGACAATAAGGCCGTGTACATGCTCTACACAGAGCTCTTTACAG GCTTCATCAAAGTTTTGCTGTACATGGCTTTCATGACCATCATGATCAAGGTGCACACCTTCCCTCTCTTTGCCATCCGGCCTATGTACCTGGCTATGAG GCAGTTCAAGAAAGCTGTGACAGACGCCATCATGTCTCGCCGGGCCATCCGCAACATGAACACACT GTATCCAGATGCCACCCCAGAGGAACTCCAGGCAATGGACAATGTTTGCATCATTTGCCGAGAAGAGATGGTGACTGGTGCCAAGAGACTGCCCTGCAACCACATTTTCCACACCAG CTGCCTGCGCTCCTGGTTCCAGCGGCAGCAGACCTGCCCTACGTGCCGCATGGACGTCCTTCGGGCATCACTGCCGACGCAGTCACCACCGCCCCCTGAACCTGCGGATCAGGGGCCAccacctgccccccaccctccaccactcctgccccagccccctaATT TCCCCcagggcctcctgcctccctttcctccagGCATGTTCCCGCTGTGGCCCCCCATGGGCCCCTTTCCACCcgtcccacctcctcccagctcaGGAGAGGCTGTGGCCCCTCCATCCACCAGTGCAG CAGCACTTTCTCGGCCCAGTGGAGCAGCCACAACCACAGCTGCCTCTGCGCCGGCACCTGGCTCTGCCCCCGCCCCCgaggccggccccgcccccggcttccccttcccccctccctggATGGGCATGCCTCTGCCTCCACCCTTTG CCTTCCCCCCGATGCCCGTGCCCCCTGCGGGCTTTGCTGGGCTGACCCCAGAGGAGCTGCGGGCTCTGGAAGGCCATGAGCGCCAGCACCTGGAGGCTCGGCTGCAGAGTCTGCGCAACATCCACACGCTGCTGGACGCCGCCATGCTGCAGATCAACCAGTACCTCACCGTGCTCGCGTCCTTGGG GCCCCCCCGGCCTGCCACCTCCGTCAACCCCACTGAGGAGACTGCCCCTTCTGTTGtcactgctgcctcctccaccaGCATCCCCAGCTCTGAGGCCACAACCCCGTCCCCAGGAGCCTCCTCACCAGCCTCTGAACCCGAAAAGCCTCCAGGTA cacctgAGTCACTGGGCTCCGAAGAGCTGCCTGAGGATGGGGAACCTGATGCAGCAGAGCTCCGCCGCCGTCGCCTGCAAAAGTTGGAGTCCCCCGTTGCCCACTGA